Genomic DNA from Chlorocebus sabaeus isolate Y175 chromosome 6, mChlSab1.0.hap1, whole genome shotgun sequence:
AATGGAAACCAGGAAATCAGCACAGAAACCAAACTATTAACAAGACTGCAGATCACACTGCGGGTTCATTTTTCACACGCGTTTctttgcacgtgtgtgtgtgtgcgcgcacgtggGCTTCTGTGTCCCTTTATCTCATGTGTAGAATCGTGTcatcaccaccacatccagcgcAGAGATGATTCATCACCACAGAGCGGCTCCCTCCTGCTGCCTCATCCCTGGGTCCCAAGAGAATCCTTTCTTAAAAGAGGGGGttcttgctgggcgcggtggctcacgcctgtaatccttgcactttgggagccccgggagggtggatcatttgaggtcaggagtttgagaccagactggcccacatggcgaaaccccgtaaaaaaaatgagcaaggcatggtggtgggtgcctatagccccagctactcaggaagctgaggcaggagaatcgcttgaacccgggaggcagaggttgcagtgagccgagattgagccacttcactctagcGTGAGctaaagagcgagactctgtctcaaaaaatatatatatataaataaataaataattaaaacaagtaaataaataaaaaatttaaaaataaagaggggGTTTTTGTGTTGACACAGAGCCTGAACCATggcagaggaggctgggaaggctCCCTGAGGCCTTTAGCTCAAACAAAGCAGGACGGCCCATAGTTAAACAGAAACAGTTCAGGAATCACAGAAAGGCCCCTGGGGAGAGATGGGTGTGTGCGTCCAGATGCAGGTGCACAGACAGTGCGTCCCCAGGTGCAGAGGCAGATCCAGGCCAAGTACCAGCTCAAAGCGCCAACCTAGGTGGGTGTCCAGGTagagggaggctgagaccggggTAACAGTCAGGGTAGCCAAGGGAGGCaggcagcctcctgagtcacCACGTGGTCCAGGTATGGGGCTGCCCAGGCCCACAGACAGACACAAGCATTGGGGAATTtaaggggctggggaaggggctgaGGAGGGTAGGCCCTCCCCCAAATGAGGATGGAACCCCCCCCAACTCCAGAACCCCTCTGCAGGCTGGCCAGATTCCTTCCCCGTCtcattcactctctctctctcctgttctctACCCTCTACCATTTTGAATTTCCAACCCCGTCTCTTAAGACTCTGTCCTTCTGTGTCTGAATCTCTGTCCCCTTCTctttctgggtctctgtccctctccctctgggtctctgtccccctctctgggtctctgtcacTCTCTCTTTGCATCTCCAGCTCTCACTTTGTCTCTGTACCTAGCTCTTCCCCACCCCTCTGCAGATCCCAAGTTGGGGAATGCCAGTTCTGGCGCCAACCTTCCTGCTCCCTGCTGGGGCCTCTGCTCCCCCATCTCTCAGGAGTCGAAAGTGAGAAAGCAAggtgggcagctctgctccaGGTCCAGGTATCTCCCGCCCACCTCCTGCCTGTCTTCcatccctccccacctctccatCTCTCCCTGGCGCTGCCATCtctcatctctgcctctgtctcctctgtTATTGTCCCCATCCCCTGTAGGTGCCCATCCTTCCTGTCTCCCCTCTGCCATCAGCCTGCCTGTCCGGTCCTCTTTCTCCCACCATGTCCCGTTCTCTTCCACGTCTCATGCCCACACTGCCTTCATCATCATCGCTGTTGTTCTGTGTGTTTGTGGTGAGTGCCTCATGGTGGGGGTGTCTCggactctctcctctctctccactgttttctctttctgtgtgtctgtttgcATTCTGTCTCCACCTTCTTGCCTCCgtcttttgcttttctctctccacttctccacacccctctctctctgcttctctgtgtctccctcttcctctgtctttttttccCACCATCTGCCTTTCGTGTTCCCTGTCACATCCAGCTTCcacctctttctccatctctctcctcaGTTCCTTCTCTCATGAGCACATCTCCCTCTGTGCTGGTATTCCTGGACCCCTCTCTCTCCACTGTCATATCTTCTCATTCATTTTCccagcctctttctctctccccctccctctccctctctctcactctgtctctctctctctgtgtgtgtgtctatgtgtctctctgtctgtctctgtctttccatctctctctctttctgtctctctatctctctgtctctctctgtctctgtctttgtctctgtctgtctctgtgtctctctgtctctgtctctccatctctccctgtctctctctgtctctctttgtgtgtgtctctctgtctggctctctctctgtctctctgtgtctctctctgtctctctgtctctctctgtgtctctctctgtgtctctctctgtctctccatctctcccctACCGTGACTCCCTCTCTCAGTGCCTCTCTTCCTGCCTCTCTCAGCCCTTTCTTGCCCTTTCCTCTGAGGCTCCCCACCCTGGTTTCCTGACTCCACCACCAGATCTACCACCTCCAGCAACTGAGAACCCTCCCGTGCCCACCCTGCCCTGGGGTCCCCTCCCAGGATTCCTTCTAGATTATAGCATCTTCCGGGGGCGGGTTCTCATGAACAATTGTGGCTGCTTTTTTGgccagagaggggagggaggggatggGATCAGGGAGTTCTGGAATGGGAACtaggcaataaaaaaaaaaaaaaatatatcagaagCAGGGCAgcgggaggtgggggcagggccagcTGTCCTGACCAGGGATAAAAGGCTTTGCCAGCGTGACTAGGAAGAGAGccacctcccctccttccttcaccAAGACATCAAGGAGGGACCTGCGCCCTGCTCCTCATCCTCCCGCCTGTCGCCCGCAGAGCCTGCAGGCCCCGCCCTCCTGGTCTCTGGTCCCTACCGCTCTGCTCTGTCTTCATGTCGCTGAGGGTCTTGGGCTCTGGGTAAGTGGCCCTCGCTGTCTCTGCCTCTCAGCCCCTGGTTCTGTTGAAGGTtccttctctctcactttctctctgcaTTTGACAGAACCTGGCCCTCAGCCCCTAAAATGTTCCTCCTGCTGACAGCACTTCAAGTCCTGGCTATAGGTAAGAGAAGGGTTGGGTATGAGACAAGGGGGTCCCCTGGAGACTCTGAGAAGAGATGGGGAATGGATCCTTGGGGCCCCTGGATGCTCATGGTGACCTCGTAAGAAAGAGCCGGGAGTGGTCTGGGGATCATGGTGGGGGAGCGTGCTGGAGGCCTAAATTCCTAGTTGTGGAGGTGCTGGGAAATTGTGGGACGGGGGAGAGAGGTGTTTATAAGATCTGGtgcaaaataaataaggaatcGTAGAGAACGATTAGATCCTGAGTGGGTCATAACAGAAGGATCACAGGGTTCTACTTGACTGTGCTAGGAAAGAAACACTGTGGGAAAGATGTTTTGTTGTCAGAGGGAAGGTGGAGAAGGACGATGGGGTGGCAGGATCGTGGTGTGGGGTGTGCAAGGTGGCTGGGGGCAAGTGTGGGGCAAGAGATGGTGGATCCTTGGGGTCCCACTGAGTGGGAACTTTGGGGAAGAGACAGGGAGGTCCTGGAATGTGTTGGGGAAGGACTCACTGGGGGGAAATGTGGCGTATTTCGAGAAGTGATCACAGAAATTATGGGAGCGTAGAGCTGAGGGTCGTAGATGTAGCAAGGCCCTGGATAAGGTGGCCATGGCACAAAATAAGAGATGCTACGGAGGTGACTTGGGAGGTGAGTCAGAAAACTCTCCGTGTTGGGGCAATAACGGGGTCAATATGGGGCGTATCTGCCCCTGGGCGGGATGGATAGAAGCGGGAGGTTTAGGGTTAGACCAAAAGGAAGAGGATTTGTCAGTTCTGGGACCCTACAAACTTGCGAAGTGGAGAGTGTTTGCTCATCTACTTTCCCCACCCAATCCTGTCCACTCCTAGACATGACACGGAGCCAAGAGGATGAGAACAAGATAATTGGTGGCTATACATGCACCCGGAGCTCCCAGCCGTGGCAGGCGGCCCTGCTGGTGGGTCCCGGGCGCCGCTTCCTCTGCGGAGGTGCCCTGCTTTCAGACCAGTGGGTCATCACCGCTGCTCACTGCGGCCGCCCGTAAGTGACCCCCTCCCCTGTCCCTGTGTCCAGTGAATTCTAGAGTCTAAAGCCCTAGAACTGAGCTGAGAACCTGGATCTCTGTGTAGAACCCCGTGTAGTGGCTGGCTCCTGGTTTGAGGTCTAGAGAAGAGCCTGGAACCAAAAACACAGCTCGGGATGTGGACTCCTCCGTAAATCTCGAACTCAGCGTAGGTTCTGAAAGCAGATGGGCAGCTTGGAACCCATGGGCCTGCTGAGAACCAAACATCGAATCCAGTGATTCATCCAGAGGCCACGCATTACATCAAGACCAAGCTTAGCCCAATCCAGATTGGTGGCTGAATTCAGGAGCCCGTCTACATTCAGAAACTAAGGAGACTACGTAGAACTCAGAGCCCAGTTCAGGACCTACGGTCTAGCCATAAATCCAGAACTGGAACCCTGCTCACAGCTGGAACATACAACTCTAAGAATAGAGGCAAAACCTGAAGGCTATTCCACATCCAAGGTTTAGTTCAGAGTCTAGTCTATAGCTCCGCTATGAGCAGCCTAGAATACAGACTTCAACCCAGTGTTTGAAGCCCAGAATGTGCCTGGcgcggtgcacgcctgtaatcctagcactttgggagtccgaggcgggcagatcacctgaggtcgggagttcgagagcagcctgaccaacatggagaagccctgtctctattaaaaatgcaaaactagccaggtgtgatggtgcatgcctgtgatctcagctactcgggaggctgaggcaggagaatcacttgaacccaggaggcagaggttgcggtgagccgagatcgcgccattgcactccattcttagcaacaagagcgaaactccatctcaataaataaataaatacataaataaataaatcccagaATGGAGATCCTAATCGGAAGCCCCATATAAAACCTAGACCCCTCCTAAATTCTAGATCTGAACTTACAACCCGGACCCCAGCCAAGAAGTCAAAATACCTATAAGCCATGTCTATGCCATAAACAGAAGGTCAGTCTAGAACCTAGAGATCAAAGCTCAGGCCAGAGTCTAGAATATAAAGGCCAGAATGCAAATCAGACTCTAGAATCTTGGATCCAGGCCATAACCCGGAGCTCCAACTAGAACCCAGAGCCCAACCTGAGGTCAAGGGCTCAGATCAGAGTCCAGAACCAAGAGCCCTATAATCCAATATGAAACAGACCTGTAGAATCAAGAGCTCAGACCAATGTTGAGAACCCTGACCCCAGCTGGCGCACAGAGCTCATACTGTTGTCTAAGAACGGCTCATAAACCAGAGTTTAATAAGGAACCCAGAGCACCACCCAGAAACTGGAGCTATCAATGTATCTAGAACCCATAGCCCAGGTCTTAATCCATTGCTCAAAATGAAACCCTCAGCCTATCCTAAAACAGAAACCTAACATCAGACTCTAGGAATTAAGtcatagccgggcacggtggctcatgcctgtaattccattacttgggaggccgaggggggcggatcagttgaggttgggaattcaagaccagtctggccaatatggtgaaaccccgtctctactaaaaaatacaaaaattagctgggtgtggtggtgggcacctgtagttccagctactcgggaggctgaggtggctgaggcaggagaatcacttgaaccaggagctggaggtcgcagtaagctgagatcgtgccactgtactccaggctagatgacagagcgagactccatcacaaaaaaaaaaaaaaaaaaaaaaaaaaaaatcaagtcataaTCCAGGTTCAATCTAGAATCCTGATCTTAGCATAGAGTCAAAAGTTTAAGATGTCTAGAACCCAGATCCCAGACTAGAAACAGAATGGAGCCTACTCCAGAATATCAGTTCTGATTTACAGCCTAGAGTCATAATGCAGTTTCACTTAGAACTCAAAGCACAGAGCCCAGCACAGACCCTGGAACGGAGCCAAGCTCTCCCAGTCATCATCTTCTTCCCAAGCCGGGAGCTGGAGCTCAGCCCAAGAGCAGAAGGAGAGGCAGCTGGGGCTGGGCCGAGAGAATGCCCTGGTCATGGGGAAGGGCACAGGAGGCCAAGAATGCTCGGCCTGCAGTTAGTGAGAAGCAGGCTAGACGTCAGGGAAGACTCATCACCCGGCCAGGGAATCGGGCcagagggtggggaggggtcTCCGGCTCAGACCCTGAGCAGCACTTCTCTTGGGGGTCGTGGCCAGGATCCTTCAGGTCGCCCTGGGTAAACACAACCTGAGGAGGTGGGAGGCCACCCAGCAGGTGCTGCGCGTGGTTCGCCAGGTGACGCACCCCGACTACAACTCCCGGACCCACGAAAACGACCTCATGCTGCTGCGGCTCCAGCAGCCCGCGCGGATCGGGAGGGCAGTCAGGCCCATTGAGGTCGCCCAGGCCTGTGCCAGCCCCGGGACCTCCTGCCGAGTGTCAGGCTGGGGAACTATATCCAGCCCCATCGGTGAGGACTCCTGCGTCTTGGAAAGCAGGGGgctgggcctggactcctgggtctgagggaggaggggctgggggcctgggctcctgggtctgagggaggaggggctgggcctggactcctggctctgagggaggaggggctagggacctggactcctgggtctgagggaggagggggctggtgagctggactcctgggtctgagggaggaggggctgggcctggactcctgggtctgagggaggaggggctgggcctggactcctgggtctgagggaggaggggctagggacctggactcctgggtctgagggaggagggggctgctgagctggactcctgggtctgagggaggaggggctgggcctggactcctgggtctgagggaggaggggctgggggcctgaaCTCTTGGGTCTTATGGGAGGGTAGACCCAGTCATAATCTTGCAGTGCTCCCCCAGCCAGGTACCCCGCCTCTCTGCAATGTGTGAACATCAACATCTCACCGGATGAGGTGTGCCAGAAGGCCTATTCTAAAGCCATCACGCCTGGCATGGTCTGTGCAGGAGTTCCCCAGGGCGGTAAGGACTCTTGTCAGGTAAGGCTCAGcatgggagctgggggagggattaTTTGGGACGGGGATTTAGGCAGACGATGTCAGGAGCATGGAAGTCTGCAGAGGTCTTCAAAAGAGAGTGAGCCGCAGGGATGGCGAGATTCCGATAGCCAGGCTACCCTGCTTCCTAGCCCTGTGCCCCCTGGGTAATGGACTCAAAGcattcatgcctcagtttcttcatctgtcaggTGGGGATAACCCTCTTAGGGTAGTTGGTGGAGTAGGATGAGGCAGGTTGGGGAAAGATCGCAGAGTGGCATCTGCTCATATGGGTCTGGGAAAGGCTGGGCTGAGGCTTCTAGAAATCTGAATACATCCTTGAGAGAGGCAGAGACggggaaatagaaaaagagagacacgCAAGTGTTCTACAGATGGAGCGAACAGAGAGGGACCGGGTGAGACTCAAGGGACAGGCAGGTGCACAcagagacagagccagacccagTGGAGAGGGAAGGAAGTGCCCTGACCTCTGGGACTGAGACCTCAGAGCTGGGGCAGGACTGCGTCCCTAACTGTCCACCCCAGAGTCTCTTCCTGTCTCCCTGACTATGTCTGCTTCTTGGGTTCTCTGTGCCGTGGCTCGAGCCACCTGTCCATCGGTGTCTCTATCTCTGTTCCTCCCCCTCAGGGTGACTCTGGGGGACCCCTGGTGTGCAGAGGACAGCTCCAGGGCCTTGTGTCTTGGGGAATGGAGCGCTGCGCCCTGCCTGGCTACCCTGGTGTCTACACCAACCTGTGCAAGTACCGAAGCTGGATTGAGGAAACGATGCGGCACAAATGATGATCTTCATGGTGGGATGGATCTCATCAGCTGCCCAGGCCCTCCTCTCTCCActcaggccccagcccctcctccctcagacccaggaggacaggcccagctcctcctccctcagacccaggagccccAGTCCCCAGCAACCTGATCTTTACTCCAGCTCTGATCTCTCCTTTCCCAGATCAGTTGCTTCAAGCGTTTTCTCCCCACCATGCCCCCACCCTTGCTGTGTCACCATCACTACTCAAGACCAGAGGCACAGAGGGCAGGAGCACAGACACCTTAAACCGGCATTGCATTCCAGAGAAGACAATTTTTAACACACTTAGTGTCTCTAAAAACCgaataaataatgacaataaaaatggaatcatcctaagttgtattaattcatccatttatttattttttatattttgagacaaggtcttgctcagtCTCCAGCTGGAGTGccgtgacacaatcatggctcactgcaacctcgacctcctgggctcctgtgatcctcttacctcagcctgccgggtagctgggaccacaggtgcccgtcaccatgcccggatactttttaacttttttgtagagacgaggtttccctgtgttgctcaggttggtctcgaacacctgacctcaagcaatccacctccctcagtttcccaaagtgccgggactgcaggtgtgagctgtCGCGCCCAGcctcatccattcatttaattACTTCAAGAAACAGGTACACAGtggccccaccatgcccagccaggagctGTGTCCTGACAAGTGGCTGCCTCCCTCTTTGCGTGTTTTTCCTCGGGAGTCCCCCGTCCACCCCACTGTATCAGGTTTCTAGATGGTAACACCTCAGCCCTGCAGAGTGACCTTGAGCACGGCTGCCTTCTACCAGCCTCCTCCCTGGAGCCCCTGCGGTCCAGGGCAGGGAACTAACTGCCTTGTTTCCTGGAAAATTCTATGCAAATGAAGATGTCCTCTTTTTCCTAATCAGATCTCAGGTGAGGAGAGTTGAGTTAATCACAGGCTTCAGTTCCTGTCCAGGCAAAGCCTTTCTCtcgttttattaatttatttccacTCTTCATCTCTGGCTGTgctcccctcccttcccacaGGCACCGACACAGATGACTTTGAATGCCCTGCATCCTTGGAAAACAACGCAGTGTCACGGTGTTGTTTCTAATTTACATGAAACCATTGTGTTAGgaatctcattctctttcttactTTCACTCATCAACAgctattgagtacctactacgcGCCAGGCATTGGTCtatttattgggcacctgctGTGCACCTGGTATTGTTCTGGGTGCTGGAGGAAGCGCTGTGAGCAAGCCAGTCAGAatccctgccctcacagagcttataTTCTAGCAGGAGATGACAGACAAGAAGCcgtaaacataattttaaaataaagcagagtcCCTATGAGTAACGAGGTCAATAAACGTGGGCTGGGCGGCAGGCCCAATGTGTGCCAGGACCAGCTCATACATGCTCGCAGGAGTCTACCGGCAAATTTTCAGGAATTTCGAGAGCTGGTTGCTAAATgcagccattattaaaaattaaattacataagcTTATAATTACATAATTGATTGAAAAAATTGTCAGTAAATACTCAAAACTCAACTGTTGCTAATTATTTCAATGAAAACCTATGCTTGGGAGTGAGGTATGTCTTTTGTACTACATCTGTAATGATGAGCTTCTGTACTTCTCTTTCCAGCTCCCCAACTCTGTATGCACCAGTAGCTTGACAATAGCCAAAGTAGAAGTATTTATTGCACTGAAATTGAAAAACACTAGAGATAGGGCTTTGCCCGACAGTCATTGCTAAACCTTTACCAGGCACCCTTGGATGGGTCTGCCTGGGAATGACCTAATGATCTTAGTGTCTGTCTTCTCAAAGTTCTGTGCTTGGATACTACAGAGTACAGATAAAATAGAATGTTGTACTCACCTTATGTTCTATGGGGACAGCACAGTATTGGGGAACCCGAAGGTGGCAGGTTTGGGACATGCACGAAAGATTgctgggaagtagaggctgcctcctttctcctcatcctcccaccccttcccccagcttctggtaaccaccattctactctcttcttctaagagtttgagttttttagatttcacatataattgTGAAATTATATgtgatttcacatataagtgaaaatataattatgtatgaTTTCACATATaactgagatcatgcagtatttgtcattCTATGTCTgacctatttcacttaacacagtgtcctcccggtccatccatgttgtcacaaatgacaggatttccttcttttataaggtagaataatattaaattatactgatattaatatattacatttcctttatccattcatccatcaacagACACACAGGTTGTTTTCATATCCTGATCATTATGAATAATGCCACCACgaacatgggtgtgcagataTTACTCTGAGATACCAATTTCATTTCCTTGCACCAacttaccttcccaccaacagggtacaaggattcacttttttttcccccacatcctTGCCAAGGTTGTTATTGTTTGCCTTTTCTATACTAGTCATTCCAAAATGTGGGAGGCAATATCttactgtgattttaatttgtgtttccctgatgattggtgatagtgagcaccttttcatatacttgatcccttgtatgtcttctttggagaaatgtctgttcaggtcctttgcccttttttttttttccggagacagagtctctcccttttgtccaggctggagtacagtggtgtgatctcagttcaccgcaacctccacctcctgggttcaagcgattcttctgcctcagcctcccaagcagctgggattacaggcatctgccaccatacccagctaatttttgtatttttagtagagacagggtatcatcatgttggccaggctggtctcaaattcctgacctcaggtgatccaccaacctcagcctgccaaagtgctgggatttcagacatgagtcactgcgcctggtcctttgtccattttttaattgggttatttgttttcttgctgttgagtttTTGCATTCCTTATATATCTTGGATATTGACCCTTTATCAGAtacatcatttgcaaatatttcctcccattcggtaggttgtcttttcactctgttgatcattatctgttggttgtttcctttggtGCACAGAAGCATTTTCATTTGATACAACCCCAtttgttttgttgtctgtgctttgatatattttattatttagatattttatatctaaaatatcatTGCCCAGACAAATGTCAAGAAGTTTTTTCCCCAGGTCGTCTTCTTAtcattttacagtttcaggtcttatgtttaaatccttaacccattttgagttgatttttatacatgGCATGAGATAggagtccaattttattcttctccttgtaggtatccagtttttccaacagcttttgttaaagaaaatatccttttcCTT
This window encodes:
- the KLK14 gene encoding kallikrein-14 isoform X2; amino-acid sequence: MSLRVLGSGTWPSAPKMFLLLTALQVLAIDMTRSQEDENKIIGGYTCTRSSQPWQAALLVGPGRRFLCGGALLSDQWVITAAHCGRPILQVALGKHNLRRWEATQQVLRVVRQVTHPDYNSRTHENDLMLLRLQQPARIGRAVRPIEVAQACASPGTSCRVSGWGTISSPIARYPASLQCVNINISPDEVCQKAYSKAITPGMVCAGVPQGGKDSCQGDSGGPLVCRGQLQGLVSWGMERCALPGYPGVYTNLCKYRSWIEETMRHK
- the KLK14 gene encoding kallikrein-14 isoform X1, encoding MDRSGRFRVRPKGRGFVSSGTLQTCEVESVCSSTFPTQSCPLLDMTRSQEDENKIIGGYTCTRSSQPWQAALLVGPGRRFLCGGALLSDQWVITAAHCGRPILQVALGKHNLRRWEATQQVLRVVRQVTHPDYNSRTHENDLMLLRLQQPARIGRAVRPIEVAQACASPGTSCRVSGWGTISSPIARYPASLQCVNINISPDEVCQKAYSKAITPGMVCAGVPQGGKDSCQGDSGGPLVCRGQLQGLVSWGMERCALPGYPGVYTNLCKYRSWIEETMRHK
- the KLK14 gene encoding kallikrein-14 isoform X3, giving the protein MDRSGRFRVRPKGRGFVSSGTLQTCEVESVCSSTFPTQSCPLLDMTRSQEDENKIIGGYTCTRSSQPWQAALLVGPGRRFLCGGALLSDQWVITAAHCGRPILQVALGKHNLRRWEATQQVLRVVRQVTHPDYNSRTHENDLMLLRLQQPARIGRAVRPIEVAQACASPGTSCRVSGWGTISSPIARYPASLQCVNINISPDEVCQKAYSKAITPGMVCAGVPQGG